The following proteins are co-located in the Spirosoma montaniterrae genome:
- a CDS encoding cupin domain-containing protein, with translation MTAQEYIQLLRLQPHPEGGYFAETYRSAEVIPHAALPERFSGERVFGTAIYFLLESKDVSALHRIQADEIWHFYAGGPLNVFVINPDASLRTIRLGNNLEKGEVFQAVVPAGCWFGSKPADGTEFSLVGCTVAPGFDFADLEMADRETLLAEFPQHRAVIDILTT, from the coding sequence ATGACTGCTCAGGAATATATTCAATTGCTCAGGCTACAGCCGCATCCGGAAGGGGGGTATTTTGCCGAAACGTACCGCTCGGCGGAGGTTATTCCGCATGCGGCCCTGCCTGAGCGGTTTAGCGGAGAGCGGGTGTTTGGCACGGCCATTTATTTCCTGCTGGAAAGCAAAGACGTATCGGCTCTGCACCGGATTCAGGCCGATGAAATCTGGCATTTTTATGCCGGTGGCCCGCTCAATGTGTTCGTCATAAACCCTGACGCTTCGCTTAGAACCATTCGGTTAGGTAATAATCTGGAAAAGGGCGAAGTATTTCAGGCCGTTGTGCCAGCGGGTTGCTGGTTTGGGTCAAAGCCCGCCGATGGCACCGAATTTTCGCTGGTTGGCTGTACCGTTGCTCCCGGCTTCGATTTTGCCGACCTTGAGATGGCCGACCGGGAAACACTGTTAGCCGAGTTTCCGCAGCATCGGGCGGTGATTGACATTTTAACTACCTGA
- a CDS encoding nucleotidyltransferase domain-containing protein: MNYTAIQPLLSEFKHAVQELYQDRLSDIYLFGSFARNEATQDSDIDLLVILNDETISPFSEINLMGDIAYRLDLRYDTLVSVVPTTQQRFEQLASPLYKQVKREGRRL, translated from the coding sequence ATGAATTATACAGCCATACAGCCTTTACTAAGTGAGTTTAAACATGCGGTTCAAGAGTTATATCAGGATCGCCTGTCCGATATTTATTTATTTGGCTCATTCGCACGTAATGAGGCCACGCAAGACTCTGATATTGATTTGTTAGTCATATTGAATGACGAAACCATTTCACCTTTTAGTGAAATAAATTTGATGGGTGATATTGCCTACAGGTTAGACCTTCGCTACGATACCCTTGTATCCGTCGTTCCTACGACTCAACAACGTTTTGAGCAATTAGCAAGCCCTTTATATAAACAGGTAAAGCGTGAAGGCAGACGATTATGA
- a CDS encoding aspartyl protease family protein → MKTLALLIGLLGGCVVAWGSDAPDNTPDRDRYGFYIAGNRNWTRIPFQLHSNLIILPVRVNDSDTLYFILDTGVSHTIITDPNAFKKQPLKLTRKIKLTGAGEGGNLTASVAIDNRLSTGGLRAMHHNIVILDEDILKLSEYVGTPVHGIFGYEIFANFVVSIDFQRREIMLTQPKNYKYRKRHGDQYPITIQDTKVYTDALSVVSGNKEMPLRVVLDTGAGHALLLDRSRSSASMPLPDKVIRAQLGRGLNGIINGSMGRIQKIRFGRYELDNILASFPDSTSFGMKLVDMPERHGNVGCELLRRFYVTFNYPEKYVVLKPIKRLMREGFEHDMSGMELRAKGDRYKNFYVDKVIDGSPAALAGLREGDELLFVNNTSTGDMTISDIYKMLQKGEGKVVTMLVRRNGQLVVANFALRRII, encoded by the coding sequence ATGAAAACGCTGGCTTTGCTGATCGGACTGCTGGGAGGTTGTGTGGTTGCCTGGGGGAGTGACGCCCCCGACAACACACCCGACCGGGACCGCTACGGCTTCTACATTGCCGGCAATCGAAACTGGACGCGCATTCCGTTTCAACTCCATTCAAACCTGATTATTCTGCCCGTCCGGGTAAACGATTCCGACACACTGTACTTCATTCTGGATACGGGCGTTAGTCATACGATTATCACCGATCCGAACGCGTTCAAGAAACAACCGCTTAAGCTGACCCGTAAAATTAAACTCACGGGCGCAGGCGAAGGCGGCAATCTGACGGCCTCGGTGGCTATCGATAACCGGCTCAGTACGGGGGGCTTGCGGGCTATGCACCACAACATCGTTATTCTGGACGAAGATATTCTGAAGCTGTCGGAATATGTTGGTACGCCCGTACATGGCATTTTCGGTTACGAGATTTTTGCCAATTTCGTGGTAAGCATCGATTTTCAACGGCGCGAGATTATGCTCACGCAGCCCAAAAACTATAAATACCGCAAACGGCACGGCGATCAGTATCCTATCACAATTCAGGACACAAAAGTCTACACCGACGCCCTGTCGGTGGTAAGTGGCAACAAAGAGATGCCGCTGCGGGTCGTACTCGACACGGGTGCAGGCCACGCCCTGCTGCTCGACCGGTCGCGGAGTTCGGCCAGTATGCCGCTGCCCGACAAGGTGATTCGGGCGCAGTTGGGCAGGGGCCTCAATGGCATCATCAACGGCAGTATGGGCCGCATCCAGAAAATTCGCTTTGGCCGCTACGAGTTAGATAACATTCTGGCTTCGTTCCCCGATAGTACGTCGTTTGGTATGAAATTAGTTGATATGCCCGAACGCCACGGCAACGTCGGCTGCGAACTGTTGCGCCGGTTTTACGTGACGTTCAATTATCCCGAAAAATACGTGGTGCTGAAGCCAATCAAGCGACTTATGCGCGAGGGCTTTGAGCACGACATGAGCGGTATGGAACTCCGTGCCAAAGGCGACCGCTACAAGAATTTTTATGTCGATAAGGTCATTGACGGTTCGCCCGCTGCCTTGGCCGGTCTGCGCGAAGGTGATGAGTTGTTGTTTGTAAACAATACTTCCACCGGCGACATGACCATCAGCGACATTTACAAGATGTTGCAAAAAGGTGAAGGCAAAGTTGTTACGATGCTGGTTCGGCGCAACGGGCAGCTCGTTGTTGCCAATTTTGCTCTCCGGCGAATCATCTGA
- a CDS encoding SDR family oxidoreductase yields MKTILITGATEGVGKATAHALAGQGHRLILHGRNAGKLKATLAELKAATGNPNLTTLVADLSSLNAVRQLADTIRRDYNQIDVLINNAGAMFSQRTVSSDGFEMMIAVNYFATVVLTENLLPLLKATPGSRIVILSSVGYKQAKPNFDDFFAERNYAMQRDYFNSKLYCLYYALDLAERLRNSGVTVNAVHPGGVRTQLARDFKGPMKWLFSAMMPLFFVSPEQGAETSVYVATAPELNTVTGRYFTKRSEETLKPIGTNAAYRQKLWALTEQYIGQFLVGAQEI; encoded by the coding sequence TCTGCACGGGCGCAATGCTGGTAAACTGAAGGCTACGCTGGCCGAACTTAAAGCCGCTACCGGCAACCCCAACCTGACGACCCTCGTTGCCGATTTGTCGTCGTTGAATGCCGTGCGACAACTGGCCGACACGATTCGGCGCGACTACAACCAGATAGATGTGCTTATCAACAACGCCGGGGCCATGTTCAGCCAGCGGACTGTTAGTTCCGACGGATTCGAGATGATGATTGCCGTGAACTATTTCGCGACGGTTGTGCTGACGGAGAACCTGCTGCCGTTGTTGAAAGCCACGCCTGGCAGTCGGATTGTCATACTGTCGTCGGTAGGCTATAAACAGGCAAAGCCCAACTTCGACGATTTTTTTGCCGAGCGTAATTACGCCATGCAGCGCGATTATTTCAACAGTAAACTTTACTGCCTGTATTACGCACTTGATTTGGCCGAACGATTGCGAAACAGTGGGGTTACGGTCAATGCTGTGCATCCAGGCGGGGTTAGAACGCAATTAGCCCGCGATTTCAAAGGGCCAATGAAATGGTTGTTTTCGGCGATGATGCCCCTATTTTTCGTCAGCCCTGAACAAGGTGCCGAGACTTCGGTATACGTGGCTACGGCTCCAGAGTTAAACACAGTAACGGGCCGCTATTTCACCAAACGAAGCGAAGAAACGCTGAAACCAATAGGTACGAACGCGGCTTATCGCCAGAAGCTTTGGGCCTTAACAGAGCAATACATCGGCCAGTTTCTGGTCGGAGCGCAGGAGATATAG
- a CDS encoding response regulator transcription factor has translation MSAAKAAQPLHRILVVDDDADIVEMLEYNLTKEGYDVRTATDGRKAVDVARTYLPELVVLDIMMPHLDGIEAGRQLREIPELRQTYILYLTARSEEYSEVAAFDVGADDYITKPIKPRALMSRINALFRREAQKADPGEQITIADLSINRKNYSVSQGDKSVILPKKEFELLFFLAQHPNKVFSREELLQKIWGADIYVLERTVDVHIRKLREKIGDTHIRTLKGVGYMFTDQSE, from the coding sequence ATGAGTGCTGCTAAAGCTGCTCAGCCCCTGCATCGCATTTTGGTCGTTGACGACGACGCTGACATCGTTGAAATGCTCGAGTACAACCTGACGAAAGAAGGGTATGACGTGCGCACCGCTACCGATGGCCGTAAAGCAGTCGACGTGGCCCGAACGTATTTGCCCGAACTGGTTGTACTCGACATTATGATGCCGCACCTGGATGGTATCGAAGCCGGTCGGCAACTGCGCGAGATTCCTGAACTGCGCCAGACCTATATTCTCTACCTCACAGCCCGCTCCGAAGAATATTCGGAAGTGGCAGCGTTCGACGTTGGGGCCGACGACTATATCACCAAGCCCATAAAGCCCCGTGCGCTCATGAGTCGCATTAACGCGCTGTTCAGGCGCGAAGCCCAGAAAGCAGACCCCGGCGAGCAAATAACCATTGCCGATCTGAGCATTAACCGCAAAAATTATTCGGTTAGCCAGGGCGATAAATCGGTGATTCTGCCGAAGAAAGAGTTTGAACTGCTGTTTTTTCTGGCCCAGCATCCCAACAAAGTATTCAGCCGTGAAGAACTGCTCCAGAAAATATGGGGGGCCGACATCTACGTACTCGAACGCACGGTTGACGTTCACATCCGCAAACTCCGCGAAAAAATTGGCGATACCCACATCCGTACCCTAAAAGGCGTTGGGTATATGTTCACCGACCAGTCAGAGTAA
- a CDS encoding sensor histidine kinase: protein MSLSPRFIALLLACLISALTLAFLTFVEGVTNNMLFVVGVSSFVISFFLVLYAIELLVFREVNKMYKTIRQLKIRDFTISRKSVIKNNNPFKKLNDEIFVYVAKKQKEIDELKRLEQFRREFLADVSHELKTPIFAAQGFIHTLIDGAIDDEQVRDKFLSKAAKSLDGLDALVKDLVALSQLETGEVKMNFERVDLAHITREIFEQLEKIAHAKRTSLRLKTTYPGPVWVKADPQRIMQVMTNLIENALKYGNENGRVVVSLEEDKKHILVSVRDDGPGIPPEHLSRIFERFYRVEKSRSKDRGGTGLGLAIVKHILNAHKAKVTVMSKIDKGTTFRFKLERME from the coding sequence ATGTCTCTAAGTCCACGCTTCATTGCCCTGCTGCTGGCTTGCCTGATTTCGGCGTTGACGCTGGCGTTTCTGACGTTTGTGGAGGGTGTTACAAACAATATGCTGTTTGTGGTGGGCGTGTCGTCGTTTGTTATTTCGTTTTTTCTGGTTCTGTACGCTATTGAATTGCTGGTATTCCGGGAAGTCAACAAAATGTATAAAACCATCCGGCAGTTAAAAATCCGCGACTTTACCATCTCCCGCAAATCGGTTATCAAAAACAATAATCCGTTTAAGAAACTGAACGACGAAATTTTCGTGTATGTCGCTAAAAAACAGAAGGAAATCGACGAACTGAAACGACTGGAGCAGTTCCGGCGCGAGTTTCTGGCCGACGTATCGCACGAATTGAAGACACCCATTTTTGCCGCTCAGGGATTTATTCACACGCTTATCGACGGAGCTATTGACGACGAACAGGTGCGCGATAAATTTCTGTCGAAAGCCGCCAAAAGTCTCGATGGGTTAGACGCGCTCGTGAAAGACCTGGTGGCCCTGTCGCAGTTGGAAACCGGCGAAGTAAAGATGAACTTCGAGCGGGTCGATCTGGCACACATAACGCGGGAAATTTTTGAGCAATTAGAGAAGATAGCGCACGCCAAACGCACCTCGCTGCGGCTTAAAACCACATATCCTGGTCCGGTGTGGGTGAAAGCCGATCCGCAGCGCATTATGCAGGTGATGACCAACCTGATCGAAAACGCCCTGAAATACGGTAATGAGAATGGCCGGGTGGTGGTTAGTCTGGAAGAAGACAAAAAACACATTCTCGTATCGGTGCGCGACGATGGCCCCGGTATTCCGCCTGAACACCTGAGCCGTATTTTTGAACGCTTCTACCGGGTCGAGAAAAGTCGGTCAAAAGATCGGGGCGGCACGGGGCTGGGCCTTGCCATTGTGAAGCACATTCTCAACGCCCACAAAGCCAAAGTTACGGTCATGAGCAAAATCGACAAAGGCACTACCTTCCGGTTTAAACTGGAACGCATGGAATAA
- a CDS encoding LON peptidase substrate-binding domain-containing protein — MEKTLPLFPLNLIVYPGEDLNLHIFEPRYRQLVNECLEDEKTFGIPAFINNKLPGYGTEMHVVALHKRYDDGRMDIKTKGLTVFRLINFENPVSGKLYAGGEVELVEPGDSFSAHVSALVERVERLYDLLQIETDYDPKLENFSYRIAHKVGLSVEQEYELLTLETEAERQLFLIQHLNNVLPVVADMERTKQRIRMNGHFKNLDPLNF, encoded by the coding sequence ATGGAGAAAACCCTGCCGCTTTTCCCGCTCAACCTGATTGTGTATCCGGGCGAAGACCTGAATCTGCACATCTTTGAGCCGCGTTATCGTCAGCTTGTCAACGAATGTCTGGAAGATGAGAAGACGTTCGGTATTCCGGCGTTTATTAACAATAAGTTGCCCGGCTACGGTACTGAAATGCACGTAGTAGCCCTTCACAAACGCTACGACGATGGGCGCATGGACATCAAGACCAAAGGGTTAACCGTATTTCGGCTCATTAATTTTGAAAACCCGGTGTCGGGCAAACTCTATGCGGGTGGCGAAGTAGAACTGGTTGAGCCGGGCGATAGCTTCAGTGCCCACGTATCGGCATTGGTTGAGCGCGTAGAGCGGCTTTACGATCTGCTACAGATAGAAACGGATTACGATCCGAAACTTGAAAATTTCTCGTACCGAATTGCCCACAAAGTTGGGTTGTCGGTCGAGCAGGAGTACGAACTGCTTACGCTTGAAACCGAAGCCGAACGGCAGCTTTTTCTGATTCAGCACCTCAACAATGTGTTGCCCGTTGTGGCCGATATGGAACGTACCAAGCAGCGCATCCGAATGAACGGACACTTTAAAAATCTTGATCCGCTCAACTTTTAG
- a CDS encoding RNA polymerase sigma factor, producing the protein MLNRLDSKPYPDRHAELVKRCQQGERRAQYDLYQQYVKAMYNVCLRIVNHEAEAEDVLQEAFIDAFTHIGSFRGQSTFGAWLKQIVVNRAINHLRSRRLEFVDLETNGIGEDDGPDYADTEPYDEEGVQLEVERVRRAMCQLPEGYRVVLSLYLFEGYDHEEIGNVLKISETTSRTQYLRGKKRLIELLND; encoded by the coding sequence GTGCTGAACCGGCTCGATTCTAAACCGTACCCGGACCGTCATGCTGAACTGGTCAAACGCTGCCAACAGGGTGAGCGACGGGCGCAGTATGACCTCTACCAACAGTACGTGAAAGCCATGTACAACGTCTGTCTGCGGATTGTAAACCACGAGGCCGAGGCCGAAGATGTGTTGCAGGAAGCGTTTATTGATGCCTTCACGCACATCGGCTCGTTTCGCGGCCAAAGTACGTTTGGCGCATGGCTGAAACAGATTGTGGTAAACCGGGCTATCAACCACCTGCGTAGCCGACGGCTCGAATTCGTTGATCTCGAGACCAACGGCATCGGCGAAGACGACGGCCCCGATTATGCCGATACCGAGCCGTATGACGAAGAGGGCGTTCAGTTGGAAGTAGAGCGGGTTCGACGGGCCATGTGCCAACTGCCCGAAGGCTACCGCGTAGTGCTGTCGCTGTATCTGTTTGAAGGATATGACCACGAAGAGATTGGCAACGTATTGAAAATCAGTGAAACAACCTCCCGAACGCAGTATCTGCGCGGGAAGAAGCGACTAATAGAATTGTTGAATGATTGA
- a CDS encoding HEPN domain-containing protein, with the protein MLERADKTLEDAHYLHFERKSYESAVSRAYYAMYYATEACLLSTDQTVSSHKGLIAQFGKHFVKTGFIEPQYGRMLANIYQQRQLSDYEVSYELSESESAEAIVNSGAFIRCIRDYLKVD; encoded by the coding sequence TTGCTCGAGCGTGCTGACAAAACGTTAGAAGATGCCCATTATTTACACTTCGAGCGTAAAAGTTATGAATCGGCAGTATCACGAGCTTATTACGCCATGTATTATGCAACAGAAGCCTGTCTACTATCAACTGATCAAACTGTTAGTAGCCATAAAGGATTAATTGCTCAATTTGGCAAACATTTTGTCAAAACGGGCTTTATCGAACCTCAATATGGACGTATGCTGGCGAATATCTATCAACAACGGCAATTGAGTGACTATGAAGTAAGTTATGAATTGTCAGAATCAGAGTCTGCCGAGGCAATTGTTAATTCAGGCGCGTTTATAAGATGTATTCGCGATTATTTGAAAGTAGATTGA
- a CDS encoding Gfo/Idh/MocA family protein — protein METQRELGLGVIGMGGFGLFAVQQFLQHPHTKLVAIAGSSREEAHRTARRFGAEMLGSLDELVNHSDVDLVYIATPPFMHYEQAMLALNAGKHVICEKPLAMNPEQGREMVETARQKGLLMVTNLMQRYNPMVARIKHLIDKNLLGEFLHGYFENYAGDEGLSPEHWFWDRSKSGGIFIEHGVHFFDLFAGWLGNGRVVAAQVIKRPDTNDIEDQVQATVEYGDDETGRKLVNFYHGFTQTGRMDRQEMRLVFERGDVTLYEWVPTRMVLRCVADEETTRALTTLFPGVQLNVTANIPGKDNPLRGRHKAFNAYQQIELRFGFEQEKQHLYSELLRLMFRDQVSSIGYPDTHRIITEENGLSSLETAADADRLARLR, from the coding sequence ATGGAAACACAGCGAGAGCTTGGATTAGGAGTTATTGGTATGGGCGGCTTTGGGCTGTTTGCCGTGCAGCAGTTTTTGCAACATCCACATACAAAATTGGTCGCCATTGCTGGTTCGAGCCGCGAGGAAGCTCACCGCACCGCCCGCCGGTTTGGGGCCGAGATGCTGGGCAGCCTTGACGAATTGGTGAACCACTCCGATGTCGATCTGGTGTACATTGCCACACCCCCATTTATGCATTACGAGCAGGCTATGCTGGCACTCAACGCCGGGAAGCATGTCATCTGCGAAAAGCCGCTGGCAATGAACCCCGAACAGGGTCGCGAGATGGTTGAAACGGCCCGACAGAAGGGACTGCTGATGGTTACGAACCTCATGCAGCGATACAACCCGATGGTTGCCCGTATCAAACACCTCATCGACAAAAACCTGCTCGGCGAGTTTCTACACGGTTATTTTGAAAATTATGCGGGCGATGAAGGTCTTAGTCCGGAGCATTGGTTCTGGGACCGTAGCAAATCGGGTGGCATTTTTATTGAACACGGCGTTCACTTTTTTGATCTCTTCGCGGGTTGGCTGGGCAATGGCCGCGTGGTAGCCGCGCAGGTTATCAAACGTCCTGACACCAACGACATCGAAGATCAGGTACAGGCTACGGTTGAGTACGGCGACGACGAAACCGGTAGAAAACTCGTTAATTTCTACCACGGTTTTACCCAAACCGGGCGTATGGACCGGCAGGAAATGCGGCTCGTGTTTGAGCGGGGCGATGTAACGCTCTACGAATGGGTACCCACACGGATGGTGCTGCGCTGCGTGGCCGACGAAGAAACTACCCGCGCTCTGACAACGCTATTTCCCGGTGTTCAACTGAACGTTACGGCCAATATTCCCGGCAAAGACAATCCGTTGCGGGGGCGGCATAAGGCATTCAACGCCTATCAGCAGATCGAACTGCGGTTTGGTTTCGAGCAGGAGAAACAGCATTTGTATAGCGAACTGCTCCGGCTTATGTTCCGCGATCAGGTCAGCAGCATCGGTTATCCTGATACGCACCGGATTATCACTGAAGAAAACGGCTTATCTTCGCTCGAAACAGCCGCCGACGCCGACCGGCTGGCGCGTTTACGCTGA
- a CDS encoding isochorismatase family protein: MTTALLIIDTQFDFCHPDGALFVPGADHDVARMAALIRQNTARIDHIVVTLDTHHLIDIAHPLFWHDAAGQHPAPFTRISAADVDAGQWVPLFAADRARQYVRELEADGQFDHFIWPEHCLVGSRGAALHDTLLNALNDWTRQRSRDYVAVQKGLHPLSEHFGIFRAQVPDPTIPETHLNTALIADLERFDRVLLMGEAKSHCVANSLKQILDFAPGLVSKVIAITDCMSDVAGLGHLADSIYAEARERGVRFMMSAEV; encoded by the coding sequence ATGACTACTGCGCTGCTCATTATTGATACACAATTTGACTTTTGCCATCCCGACGGTGCGCTGTTTGTGCCCGGCGCCGACCACGACGTAGCGCGTATGGCCGCGCTGATTCGGCAGAATACAGCGCGTATCGATCATATTGTTGTTACGCTCGATACGCACCACCTCATCGACATTGCCCATCCACTATTCTGGCACGACGCAGCGGGGCAGCATCCTGCCCCGTTTACGCGCATTTCAGCCGCCGACGTAGATGCCGGGCAGTGGGTGCCGCTGTTTGCAGCCGACCGCGCCCGGCAGTATGTCCGTGAATTGGAAGCCGACGGGCAGTTCGACCATTTTATATGGCCCGAACACTGCCTTGTTGGGTCGCGTGGGGCGGCTTTGCACGACACCCTGCTCAATGCGCTCAACGACTGGACTCGCCAGCGCAGCCGCGATTACGTGGCCGTCCAGAAAGGCTTGCATCCGTTGTCTGAACATTTCGGCATTTTCCGGGCGCAGGTGCCAGACCCAACCATTCCTGAAACACATCTGAACACCGCCCTGATTGCCGATTTGGAACGATTCGACCGGGTATTGCTGATGGGCGAAGCCAAATCGCACTGCGTTGCCAACAGTCTGAAACAAATACTCGATTTCGCACCGGGTTTAGTGTCGAAAGTGATTGCCATTACCGATTGTATGTCCGACGTGGCGGGGCTGGGCCACCTCGCCGATTCTATTTATGCCGAAGCCCGCGAACGGGGCGTTCGATTCATGATGTCGGCAGAGGTGTAA
- a CDS encoding AI-2E family transporter, which produces MNRTSREIELPAYVKFACVLIALVITVYILFTLQDTIVSLVFAILLSVILYPLDHRLERWGFPRIVAILICILVAVGFLVGFFYLISLQIGNFTSEAPKLIQRSNEIFDKIQKLADENLNISRQRLVSEARSYLNRLLQDSGTILTSTLLATTNTLSTIALLPLYIFFFLLYRDFFRSFIYKVFRNTRRSSIDAVFSRIYAVIKDYIVGLVLVIGIVGVLNTVGLLILGVEFAVFFGFLGAILILIPYIGIAIGSILPALYTLVTHDNPLVAGGVVGVFLFVQLLEGNFITPYIVGSKVSINPLASIIVLLLWGQLWGLPGLILALPMTAILKVIFDAVEDLRPYGFLLGEAEKPRPPIKNLQELADQLPKRTRRIGTTEVKK; this is translated from the coding sequence ATGAACAGAACTTCTCGCGAAATAGAGTTACCCGCTTACGTCAAATTTGCCTGCGTACTGATTGCGCTGGTAATAACCGTTTATATTCTTTTTACCCTACAGGACACCATCGTGTCGTTGGTGTTTGCTATCCTGCTGTCGGTAATTTTATATCCGCTCGATCACCGGCTGGAACGTTGGGGATTTCCGCGCATAGTTGCCATTCTAATCTGCATTCTTGTTGCCGTTGGCTTTCTGGTCGGGTTCTTCTACCTGATCTCCCTGCAAATTGGCAACTTCACCAGCGAGGCTCCCAAGCTGATTCAGCGAAGCAATGAGATTTTCGATAAAATTCAGAAACTCGCCGATGAGAACCTGAATATCAGCCGACAACGGCTTGTTTCAGAAGCTCGTAGCTACCTCAACCGGCTGTTGCAGGATAGTGGCACGATTCTGACGTCAACTTTACTGGCAACTACCAACACATTGTCGACTATTGCGCTGTTGCCATTATACATTTTTTTCTTCCTCCTCTACCGCGATTTTTTTCGGTCGTTCATCTACAAGGTTTTCCGCAACACCCGCCGGTCGAGCATCGACGCGGTTTTTAGCCGGATATATGCCGTAATCAAAGATTACATCGTTGGGCTGGTGCTGGTGATTGGCATAGTAGGTGTACTGAATACGGTTGGTCTGTTGATTCTGGGTGTTGAGTTTGCCGTGTTTTTCGGATTTCTGGGAGCTATTCTGATTCTGATTCCCTACATTGGCATTGCTATCGGCTCCATTTTACCTGCTCTGTATACGCTCGTTACGCACGACAATCCGTTGGTAGCCGGTGGGGTTGTCGGCGTTTTTCTGTTTGTACAATTGCTGGAAGGCAACTTTATTACGCCCTACATCGTCGGGTCAAAAGTGAGCATCAATCCGTTGGCGTCTATTATCGTTTTATTACTGTGGGGACAGCTTTGGGGACTACCGGGGCTTATTCTGGCTCTGCCTATGACAGCCATTCTTAAAGTCATCTTCGACGCCGTAGAAGACCTTAGACCGTATGGTTTTCTGCTTGGCGAGGCCGAAAAACCACGTCCGCCCATCAAAAATCTGCAGGAATTGGCCGACCAGCTCCCAAAACGTACCCGACGAATTGGAACAACAGAAGTGAAGAAATAA
- the tpiA gene encoding triose-phosphate isomerase: MRKKIVAGNWKMNKTAEEAKALLSEVVNMVKDEVTSDVTVVLCPPALYLTTFRQYVPAGGRISLGAQNCHEKASGAYTGEISAPMLQSIGVEYVILGHSERRQYFGETNTQLAEKVNIALENNLTPIFCCGESRDLRENGDYIGFVKGQLTESVFHLSAEQFANVVIAYEPIWAIGTGLTASSAQAQDMHAELRQHIASQYGDDVAQNTSILYGGSANEKNAAELFAQPDVDGGLIGGASLKSREFTTVVKAIS; encoded by the coding sequence ATGCGTAAAAAAATTGTTGCCGGCAACTGGAAAATGAATAAGACCGCCGAAGAGGCAAAAGCTCTTCTGTCGGAGGTCGTGAATATGGTGAAAGACGAAGTAACCAGCGATGTTACCGTTGTACTTTGCCCACCGGCTTTATACCTGACAACATTCCGGCAATATGTGCCTGCGGGCGGTCGTATTTCGCTGGGTGCTCAGAATTGCCACGAAAAAGCGTCGGGAGCTTATACAGGCGAAATTTCGGCCCCTATGCTGCAATCCATTGGCGTCGAGTACGTGATTCTGGGCCATAGCGAACGGCGGCAATATTTTGGCGAAACCAACACGCAATTAGCCGAGAAGGTAAACATCGCCCTCGAAAACAACCTGACACCTATTTTCTGCTGTGGCGAATCGCGCGACCTGCGCGAAAACGGCGATTATATTGGCTTCGTGAAAGGCCAACTGACCGAAAGCGTGTTTCATCTCTCTGCGGAGCAGTTTGCCAACGTCGTGATTGCCTACGAACCCATTTGGGCTATCGGTACGGGGCTGACGGCCTCATCGGCACAAGCACAGGATATGCACGCTGAACTTCGGCAACACATCGCCAGCCAATATGGCGACGACGTGGCCCAAAATACAAGCATCCTGTATGGTGGCAGTGCCAACGAAAAAAACGCAGCCGAATTATTCGCCCAACCCGACGTCGACGGTGGGCTGATTGGTGGCGCGTCGCTAAAATCACGCGAGTTCACGACCGTGGTGAAAGCTATAAGTTGA